In Polaribacter pacificus, the genomic window ATTTAACATCCCAAAAAGCACTATAGCTGTAAATGAAATTGCAGACTTAACACTCTTTAATCCAGAGAAACTTAGCATCTTCACAAAAGAACAAATTTACTCTAGTTCAAAAAATAGTGTTTTCTTAGGGAAAAAACTCAAAGGAAGTGCGTATGGAATCTACGCTAATCATCAACTTATTCTGAATCAATAAAAGCTTATGAAATCCGAATTAAACTACGAGGTTCGTCAACCAAAAATTAAAAGTGAAAACCCGCCTTTACTAATCTTACTTCACGGCTACGGAAGCAATGAAATGGATTTGTTTTCATTTGCATACAGCCTACCTGAAGAGCTTCTTATTGTTAGCGCACAAGGCCCATATGAATATGGATATGGAGTTAATGGATGGTATGACATTGCTCTTAGTGATGATGGTAAAAAAACATCAAACTTAAAACAAGCTAATTCTTCTTTAAAAAAAATAAATAATTTTATAGATTACCTTACACGTACCTATCATGCAAATCCAAACAAAATTTTCTTACTTGGTTTTAGTCAAGGTGCAATATTAAGTTATGCTTATAGCTTTTTACACCCAAACAAAGTGCAGCATGTAATTGGCTTAAGTGGTTATATTGACACCCACTTATTACCAAAAAAGGATTTAATAGATGGAGAAATAAAAACAGATTATTATGTTTCTCATGGAGCTGTTGATCAGGTAATCCCTATTGAATTAGCCAGAAAAACACCTGTATTTTTAAATCAACACAACTTAAAACACAGCTATACTGAATACCCTGTTGGACATGCGGTTGCACCACAAAATTTTTCTAGTTTTAGAGATTGGATTGCAGAAAGACTTTAAACTTTTTTATTAAAAATAACTAGTCCCAGATTAAAGTTAGACTTCTATACGCAAACCATCATAGGCTAAATGCACATTTTTTGGCAGTGTTCTCTCTACCTCAGCATGAAACCCTAACTTATGACTGATATGAGTAAAATAGGCTACTTCTGGAGCTAATTCTGAGACAAAATCTAAGGCCTCTTGCAGATTGAAATGCGTTGGATGCTCTTCTATTCGGAGTGCATTTATCACTAAGACTTTTAACCCCTTTAACTTTTGCTTCTCTTCTTTAGAAACATGTTTAACATCCGTTAAATATGCGAAATCTTGAAATCTGTAACAAGTTACAGGCAATCTTCCATGTAGCACTTCAATCGGAACAACCGTTAAGCCATTCAAATCAAAAGGATCTTTATCAACGATATTTACAGCTACCTTAGGCGCTCCTGGATATCGATCTTTTACATCAAAAACATAAGAAAATCGTTGTTCTAAACTCTTAAAGGTACGCTCATTTAAAAAGACAGGCACCTCACCTAATTGATAACTAAAAGGTCTTAGATCATCAAACCCAGCGGTATGATCAGCATGCTCATGCGTAAACAAAACACCATTAATATGCTGAACATGCTCACGCAGCATTTGCTGTCTAAAATCTGGCCCGCAATCAACCACAAAAACATTGTCATCCCAAGAAACAAGGACCGAAGAACGCAAACGCTTATCTTTAGAGTCTTTTGATAAACACACGGGATGATTACTCGCTATCATTGGAACTCCTTGTGAAGTTCCTGTTCCTAAAAAAGTAATTTTCATAGACAAAAATAATACAAATCTATATGACAAAAATACGTTAAAATTTAAGTAGGCAGGTCGATTTTTAGTACATTTGTTTCTGTAAATTTATATTATCTATATCATTACCTATTTATCAATGGCAGTAAACTTAAAAGGAGATCAAAAAATAAATTCGGTACCTACAACCAAGAGTAAAGCTTTGCGTGTTAATTTAAACGCAAATATTTATGGAACCTTTGCAGAAATTGGAGCTGGTCAAGAAACCGTTCGTAATTTTTTTAGAGCTGGTGGTGCCTCTGGTACTATAGCAAAAGCCATGAGTGCTTATGACAAAGATTTCTCTGATGCCATTTACGGTGAAGAACCAGACAATAGATATGTAACAGAGTCTCGATTAAAAAAGATGCTTCGTCATGAAATGGAGTTGATGGAAGAGCGCTTAAGCCGAACCAAACATCCAGATAAGTTATTTTTTAGTTATGCAAATACTGTTGCTACTATAAATTTTAGCAAAAAATTTAAAGGTCATGGTTGGGTTGGTTTTCGATTTCAATTAGATCCACTTGAGGATTATAATGAAATTGTTTTGCATTTGCGCTTTAAAGAAACCGATGCTCGATTACAACAAGAAACATTAGGTGTACTTGGTGTAAATCTTATCTATGGTGCTTTCTATATGAATGACAACCCAAAAGATTTGGTTAAATCATTTTACGATAACTTAGATAAAGATCAGCTAGAAATTGATATGATTAATTTTTCTGGCCCTCGTTTTATGTACGTTGACAACCGTTTAATGAGTTTACAGTTAGTGAAAAACGGAATGACCAACGCTGTAATGTTTGATGCTAACGGAAACAACCTATTACCAGCACAAGTTTTATACAAAAAGAATATCTTGGCCTTACGTGGCAGTTTTAGACCTGTTACCAAGGTAAATATGGACATGTACGAAAAGTCCAAAGCCTTATTTTTTAAAGAAAACAAGGTTGACCCAAAGACCACTCAAATAATTTTTGAAATCACCCTATCAAATCTTCGAGCAGAAGGAGAAATAAATGAACGAGATTTCTTAGATAGAGCAGAACTTCTTTGCTCCTTAGGTCAGAAAGTAATGATTACCAACTTTCAAGAATACTACAAATTAGTGGAGTATTTTAGCGAGTTTACCAAAGAGCGCATGGCATTAGCCATGGGCGTATACAATTTGATTCAGATTTTTGATGAAAAGTATTACCGCAATGTAAGCGGGGGTATTTTAGAAGCTTTCGGGAAGATGTTTTACAGAGACCTTAAGGTATACATGTATCCTTATAAAGAAAAAGAAACTGGAGACTACATTACTAGCGACAACTTAAAAGTACATCCAAGGATGAAAGAATTATACAAATTCTTTAAACACAATGGAAAACTAGTAGACATTACAGATTTTGATCCAGAGATTCTTCATATTTTCTCTAGGAGAGTATTAAAAATGATTACCGA contains:
- a CDS encoding MBL fold metallo-hydrolase, whose protein sequence is MKITFLGTGTSQGVPMIASNHPVCLSKDSKDKRLRSSVLVSWDDNVFVVDCGPDFRQQMLREHVQHINGVLFTHEHADHTAGFDDLRPFSYQLGEVPVFLNERTFKSLEQRFSYVFDVKDRYPGAPKVAVNIVDKDPFDLNGLTVVPIEVLHGRLPVTCYRFQDFAYLTDVKHVSKEEKQKLKGLKVLVINALRIEEHPTHFNLQEALDFVSELAPEVAYFTHISHKLGFHAEVERTLPKNVHLAYDGLRIEV
- a CDS encoding alpha/beta hydrolase; translation: MKSELNYEVRQPKIKSENPPLLILLHGYGSNEMDLFSFAYSLPEELLIVSAQGPYEYGYGVNGWYDIALSDDGKKTSNLKQANSSLKKINNFIDYLTRTYHANPNKIFLLGFSQGAILSYAYSFLHPNKVQHVIGLSGYIDTHLLPKKDLIDGEIKTDYYVSHGAVDQVIPIELARKTPVFLNQHNLKHSYTEYPVGHAVAPQNFSSFRDWIAERL
- a CDS encoding TonB-dependent receptor, with the protein product MAVNLKGDQKINSVPTTKSKALRVNLNANIYGTFAEIGAGQETVRNFFRAGGASGTIAKAMSAYDKDFSDAIYGEEPDNRYVTESRLKKMLRHEMELMEERLSRTKHPDKLFFSYANTVATINFSKKFKGHGWVGFRFQLDPLEDYNEIVLHLRFKETDARLQQETLGVLGVNLIYGAFYMNDNPKDLVKSFYDNLDKDQLEIDMINFSGPRFMYVDNRLMSLQLVKNGMTNAVMFDANGNNLLPAQVLYKKNILALRGSFRPVTKVNMDMYEKSKALFFKENKVDPKTTQIIFEITLSNLRAEGEINERDFLDRAELLCSLGQKVMITNFQEYYKLVEYFSEFTKERMALAMGVYNLIQIFDEKYYRNVSGGILEAFGKMFYRDLKVYMYPYKEKETGDYITSDNLKVHPRMKELYKFFKHNGKLVDITDFDPEILHIFSRRVLKMITEGETGWEEMLPKGIAEIIKKDRLFGYSKRKMLKK